A genomic segment from Chitinophaga niabensis encodes:
- the accC gene encoding acetyl-CoA carboxylase biotin carboxylase subunit translates to MFKKILIANRGEIALRIIRTCKEMGIKTVAVYSTADKDSLHVRFADEAVCIGKPQSSDSYLNIPHLMAAAEITNADAIHPGYGFLAENARFAEICGEHGIKFIGPTPEMIRKMGDKITAKETMIKAGVPVIPGSDGLLQSVEEAKSIAKSMGLPVIMKATAGGGGKGMRVVWDENEIENAYNMAKAEAKAAFSNDGIYMEKFVEEPRHIEIQIAGDQYGKVCHLSERDCSIQRRHQKLVEESPSPFMTPELREKMGEAAIRAASAINYESVGTIEFLVDKHRNFYFMEMNTRIQVEHGVTEEVINFDLIKEQIKIAAGIPISGKNYTPQMHAIECRINAEDPHNDFRPSPGRITVLHTPGGHGVRVDSHIYAGYVIPPYYDSMVSKVIAVAQTREEAINTMERALSEFVIEGVKTTIPFHQQLMQDENFRKGNFTTKFTETFKIV, encoded by the coding sequence ATGTTCAAAAAGATACTGATCGCCAACCGTGGCGAAATTGCCCTGCGGATCATCCGTACCTGTAAGGAAATGGGCATCAAAACGGTGGCAGTATATTCAACGGCGGATAAAGACAGCCTGCACGTTAGATTTGCAGACGAAGCCGTATGTATTGGAAAACCACAGAGCAGCGATTCTTACCTTAACATACCTCACCTGATGGCAGCTGCAGAGATCACCAATGCAGATGCTATCCATCCCGGTTATGGTTTCCTGGCAGAGAATGCCCGTTTTGCAGAGATCTGCGGAGAACACGGCATTAAGTTCATTGGCCCCACACCGGAGATGATCCGTAAAATGGGAGACAAGATAACCGCTAAGGAAACGATGATCAAAGCCGGCGTTCCGGTTATTCCCGGATCAGACGGGCTTTTGCAGAGCGTGGAAGAAGCAAAATCAATTGCCAAATCCATGGGCCTGCCGGTGATCATGAAAGCTACTGCCGGCGGTGGTGGTAAAGGGATGCGGGTTGTATGGGACGAAAATGAGATTGAGAATGCTTACAACATGGCTAAAGCAGAAGCAAAAGCTGCTTTCAGCAATGATGGCATTTACATGGAAAAGTTCGTGGAAGAACCCCGCCATATTGAGATCCAGATTGCCGGCGACCAATACGGCAAAGTGTGCCACCTCAGCGAGCGTGATTGCTCTATCCAACGCCGTCACCAGAAACTGGTAGAAGAATCTCCTTCTCCTTTCATGACGCCTGAACTGCGTGAGAAAATGGGTGAGGCTGCTATCAGGGCTGCCAGCGCCATCAATTACGAAAGTGTAGGTACGATTGAGTTCCTGGTAGATAAACACCGCAACTTCTACTTCATGGAAATGAACACGCGTATCCAGGTGGAGCACGGTGTTACGGAAGAGGTGATCAATTTCGACCTGATCAAAGAACAGATCAAAATTGCTGCCGGTATTCCAATTTCCGGTAAGAACTATACGCCGCAAATGCACGCGATCGAATGCCGTATCAATGCAGAAGATCCACATAACGATTTCCGCCCTTCTCCGGGCCGTATAACGGTGTTACACACACCGGGCGGTCATGGTGTGCGGGTGGATTCTCATATCTATGCAGGCTACGTAATTCCTCCTTACTATGATTCCATGGTATCTAAAGTGATAGCCGTTGCGCAAACGCGGGAAGAGGCGATCAATACAATGGAAAGGGCATTGAGTGAGTTCGTGATCGAAGGGGTTAAAACAACCATTCCGTTCCACCAGCAGTTGATGCAGGATGAGAACTTCAGGAAAGGAAATTTCACTACCAAGTTCACAGAAACGTTTAAGATAGTTTAA
- the efp gene encoding elongation factor P, which translates to MATTADIRTGLIIKLDNSLYSVVEFGQNKTARAAAKVWAKLKGVDNNRSIEHTWNSGDNIFPVRVEKKAYQYLYKDESGYNFMDKETFEQIVVNESMIDAPQFLKDGDEVSISINTETELPMGVELPDKIVLKVTYSEPGMKGDTATRTLKPATVEGGATVMVPLFVNEGELIRVNTKTGDYIERVKE; encoded by the coding sequence ATGGCTACCACCGCAGATATCAGAACAGGATTAATCATTAAGCTGGATAACAGCTTATATTCTGTTGTAGAGTTTGGTCAGAACAAAACCGCCCGTGCAGCTGCAAAAGTGTGGGCTAAATTGAAAGGCGTTGATAACAACCGTTCAATTGAGCATACCTGGAACTCCGGAGATAACATCTTCCCGGTTCGTGTGGAAAAGAAAGCTTATCAGTATTTATACAAAGATGAGAGCGGTTACAACTTCATGGATAAAGAAACCTTTGAGCAGATAGTTGTGAATGAATCAATGATAGACGCACCCCAGTTCCTGAAAGACGGTGATGAGGTGTCTATCTCCATCAACACAGAAACTGAACTGCCAATGGGTGTAGAGTTGCCGGACAAGATTGTACTGAAAGTAACTTATTCCGAGCCCGGCATGAAAGGTGATACTGCAACCCGTACCTTGAAACCAGCTACCGTTGAAGGTGGCGCTACAGTAATGGTACCTTTATTTGTGAATGAGGGAGAATTGATCCGTGTGAACACCAAAACAGGTGACTATATCGAGAGAGTAAAAGAATAG
- the pafA gene encoding alkaline phosphatase PafA, translating to MSRIKFLTVALLLTATVTFGQKATSPTHGFPPNYGKKTAKEVARPKLVVGMVVDQMRWDFLYRYYDRYTNDGFKRLLNEGFSCENTLIPYTPTITACGHTCAYTGSVPAIHGIIGNNWNDRTSNKSMYCTEDTTVNAIGGSNAAGRMSPKNMLTNTITDELRLAQNFRNKTIGVAIKDRGAILPAGHSANAAYWFDGATGNFMTSSYYMNALPAWVDAFNNEKLPAKYLSQPWNTLYPVNTYIQSSGDEKPYEGRFKGQDNTSFPHALAGQMGNSFGILSSTPFGNTFTLEFAKKALDNEKLGHGNTTDFLAVSLSSTDYVGHQHGPNSVETEDTYLRLDKDLGEFFKYLDKKVGKGQWLFFITADHGVAHVPGFLAENKLPNGLWDDATMLKALNTAIEIEFGFKKAVTASYNYQFTLDNEGLTKAGKLEAVKAWILENAIKYPGVSNAFDLHKLGTTALPEPLKTMVVNGYNVQRSGDIMVTLLPGWLDGGKTGTTHGLWNPYDAHIPLVFMGWGIRNGKTNRTTAMTDIAPTVAALLRIQMPNGTVGKVIEEVTH from the coding sequence ATGAGCCGTATTAAATTTTTAACTGTCGCATTACTATTGACGGCAACCGTAACATTTGGCCAAAAAGCCACATCGCCTACACACGGATTCCCGCCGAACTATGGTAAAAAGACAGCCAAAGAAGTGGCCCGCCCTAAATTAGTGGTGGGTATGGTAGTAGACCAGATGCGCTGGGACTTCCTGTACCGTTATTATGACCGTTATACCAATGATGGGTTTAAACGCCTGTTGAATGAGGGCTTCTCCTGCGAAAACACGCTTATCCCTTACACACCAACCATCACTGCTTGCGGCCATACCTGTGCCTATACCGGATCTGTACCTGCAATTCATGGTATTATCGGCAATAACTGGAACGACAGGACTTCCAACAAAAGCATGTACTGTACGGAAGATACGACAGTTAACGCAATCGGCGGCAGTAATGCAGCCGGAAGGATGAGCCCGAAGAATATGCTCACCAATACTATTACAGACGAACTCCGCCTGGCGCAGAACTTCCGTAATAAAACAATAGGCGTTGCCATCAAAGACCGCGGTGCTATATTACCCGCAGGCCACAGTGCCAACGCAGCTTATTGGTTTGATGGCGCCACCGGTAACTTTATGACCAGCTCCTACTACATGAACGCACTGCCTGCCTGGGTAGATGCATTCAATAATGAGAAGCTGCCTGCAAAGTACCTTTCACAACCCTGGAATACTTTGTACCCGGTAAATACCTACATCCAGAGTTCCGGAGACGAAAAGCCTTATGAAGGCCGTTTCAAGGGGCAGGACAATACTTCTTTCCCGCATGCGCTGGCAGGCCAGATGGGAAATAGCTTCGGCATTCTATCTTCCACGCCTTTTGGTAACACCTTCACACTGGAATTCGCCAAAAAAGCACTGGATAACGAAAAGCTGGGCCATGGCAATACTACGGACTTCCTGGCAGTGAGCCTTTCTTCAACTGACTACGTAGGTCACCAACATGGGCCAAACTCTGTGGAAACTGAAGATACTTACCTGCGCCTGGATAAAGACCTCGGAGAATTCTTCAAGTACCTGGACAAGAAAGTGGGTAAAGGCCAATGGTTGTTCTTTATCACGGCAGATCACGGTGTGGCACATGTACCCGGTTTCCTGGCAGAGAACAAGTTGCCTAATGGTCTGTGGGATGATGCTACCATGTTAAAAGCCCTGAACACTGCCATTGAAATAGAATTCGGATTCAAGAAAGCAGTAACTGCTTCTTACAACTACCAGTTCACACTGGATAACGAGGGACTGACCAAAGCAGGCAAACTGGAAGCCGTAAAAGCCTGGATCCTGGAAAATGCTATTAAGTATCCCGGTGTTTCCAACGCTTTCGACCTGCATAAACTGGGTACCACCGCTTTGCCTGAGCCATTGAAAACAATGGTGGTAAATGGTTATAACGTACAAAGAAGTGGCGACATCATGGTTACACTGCTCCCCGGCTGGCTGGATGGTGGCAAAACAGGTACCACCCATGGTCTCTGGAACCCTTACGATGCACATATTCCTTTAGTATTTATGGGATGGGGCATCCGTAACGGTAAAACCAACAGAACAACTGCGATGACTGATATTGCGCCAACCGTGGCAGCACTCCTGCGCATCCAGATGCCGAATGGTACAGTAGGAAAAGTGATAGAAGAAGTAACGCACTAA
- the purL gene encoding phosphoribosylformylglycinamidine synthase subunit PurL — translation MQTTVETAEQLGLTADEFERIKSILGRTPNFTELSMYSVMWSEHCSYKNSIVWLKSLPREGGRLLVKAGEENAGLVDIGDGWACVFKIESHNHPSALEPFQGAATGVGGIHRDIFTMGARPIAALNSLRFGNINDKKTQHLLKGVVDGIGHYGNCFGVPTVGGEVYFEDCYGTNPLVNAMSVGVLKVGTMVSATSHGAGNPVFIVGSATGKDGIGGASFASADITEESAKDLPAVQVGDPFQEKKLLEACLEVVKTNALVGMQDMGAAGITCSTAEMSAKGEHGMIIHLDKVPTRQENMKGWEMLLSESQERMLIVVHKGREKEVLDIFDKWDLHCVQIGEVTKDPMLRFYMNGVLEAEVPAESMVLGGGAPQYHRAYVEPKYFEKIKAFDIQNIPDVTNAKAIAEKISQLPNIASKRWVYTQYDSMVGTANASTNAPSDASIVLVKGTPKALAVTTDCNSRYVYADPHKGGQIAVAEAARNIVCSGGEPVAITNCLNFGNPYDPEVYYQFVYALKGMGEACRKFNTPVTGGNVSFYNQSPDGPVYPTPTIGMLGVLDSMEQRMTLDFKQAGDLVYLVGRSYNDISSSEYLHKLIGVEHSPAPHFNLEEEFKLQQAITKLIGAGLIQSAHDVSEGGLFTTLLESGMARGLGFDVVTNKKYRKDAYLFGESQSRVVVSVSPADKEKFEALLHGLVDASDHSVRYEKIGTVKGEGIVVDGEDWGKVADWKVKYDVALENHL, via the coding sequence ATGCAAACCACAGTAGAAACTGCCGAGCAGTTAGGACTCACCGCTGACGAATTTGAACGTATTAAATCCATCCTGGGCCGCACACCGAATTTTACAGAACTCAGCATGTACTCCGTAATGTGGAGTGAACACTGTAGCTATAAGAATTCTATTGTATGGCTGAAAAGCCTCCCCAGGGAAGGTGGCCGCCTGTTGGTAAAGGCTGGTGAAGAAAATGCCGGCCTGGTAGACATTGGAGATGGCTGGGCTTGCGTATTTAAAATAGAATCCCATAACCACCCCTCTGCACTGGAACCATTCCAGGGAGCTGCAACCGGGGTAGGTGGTATCCACCGTGATATATTTACCATGGGCGCCCGCCCGATCGCTGCGTTGAACTCGCTGCGTTTTGGTAACATCAATGATAAGAAAACACAACATTTACTGAAAGGTGTGGTAGACGGCATTGGCCATTATGGTAACTGCTTTGGCGTACCTACGGTAGGTGGTGAAGTATATTTTGAAGACTGCTACGGCACCAACCCCCTCGTGAATGCCATGAGCGTGGGTGTACTGAAAGTGGGTACCATGGTATCCGCCACTTCTCACGGAGCAGGTAACCCTGTATTTATTGTAGGTTCCGCTACCGGTAAAGATGGTATCGGCGGTGCTTCTTTTGCTTCCGCAGATATTACGGAAGAAAGTGCCAAAGACCTGCCCGCAGTACAGGTAGGAGACCCCTTCCAGGAAAAGAAACTGCTGGAAGCCTGCCTGGAAGTAGTGAAAACCAACGCATTGGTAGGTATGCAGGATATGGGTGCAGCCGGTATCACCTGCTCTACTGCAGAAATGAGTGCAAAAGGCGAACACGGTATGATCATCCACCTGGATAAAGTACCTACCCGCCAGGAAAATATGAAAGGATGGGAAATGCTGCTTTCTGAAAGCCAGGAGCGCATGCTCATTGTTGTGCATAAAGGCCGTGAAAAAGAAGTGCTGGACATCTTCGATAAATGGGACCTCCACTGCGTACAGATCGGTGAAGTAACAAAGGACCCTATGCTGCGTTTCTACATGAATGGGGTACTGGAAGCAGAAGTACCTGCGGAAAGTATGGTACTGGGTGGCGGCGCTCCCCAATATCACCGCGCTTATGTAGAGCCTAAGTATTTCGAAAAGATCAAAGCCTTTGATATCCAGAATATCCCGGATGTCACTAACGCAAAAGCAATTGCTGAAAAGATCAGCCAGTTACCTAACATCGCGTCCAAACGTTGGGTCTATACGCAATACGACAGCATGGTGGGTACTGCAAATGCCAGCACCAATGCTCCCAGCGATGCTTCTATCGTACTTGTAAAAGGTACGCCTAAAGCACTGGCGGTAACTACTGATTGCAACAGCCGCTATGTATATGCAGATCCGCACAAAGGTGGTCAGATCGCAGTGGCAGAAGCTGCCCGTAACATTGTTTGCAGTGGCGGCGAACCTGTAGCGATCACCAACTGCCTCAACTTTGGTAATCCTTACGATCCGGAAGTTTATTATCAGTTCGTATACGCACTGAAAGGAATGGGTGAAGCCTGCCGTAAGTTCAATACCCCCGTTACAGGTGGTAACGTGAGCTTCTACAACCAGTCTCCCGACGGCCCTGTTTACCCAACCCCCACTATTGGCATGCTGGGTGTGCTGGATTCCATGGAGCAAAGGATGACCCTGGATTTCAAACAAGCCGGCGACCTGGTTTACCTGGTAGGGCGCAGCTATAATGATATCAGCAGTTCTGAATACCTGCACAAGCTGATAGGTGTTGAACATAGCCCTGCCCCGCATTTCAACCTGGAAGAAGAATTTAAACTGCAACAGGCCATCACCAAACTGATCGGAGCCGGATTGATCCAATCTGCTCACGACGTAAGTGAAGGTGGCCTCTTTACCACATTGCTGGAAAGCGGTATGGCAAGAGGGCTCGGCTTCGATGTGGTGACCAATAAAAAATACCGGAAGGATGCTTACCTCTTCGGCGAATCACAAAGCCGTGTAGTAGTGAGTGTTAGCCCTGCGGATAAAGAAAAGTTTGAAGCTTTGCTGCATGGCCTGGTAGATGCTTCTGATCATTCCGTTCGTTATGAGAAGATCGGTACCGTGAAAGGAGAAGGGATTGTAGTAGATGGAGAAGATTGGGGCAAAGTAGCCGATTGGAAAGTGAAGTATGATGTGGCATTAGAAAATCACTTATAA
- a CDS encoding enoyl-CoA hydratase/isomerase family protein, producing MQGITYHISNRIATITLNRPDKRNALNAEVVRELRAAFAQAEADENVKVVILAGNGKAFCAGADLEYLQQLQHNSFEENLIDSKELMQLMQDIYLLEKVVIARIEGDAIAGGCGLASIADLSYAVPAAKFGYTEVRIGFVPALVSVFLVRKIGEGRARELLLTGRLISAEEAVKHGLINGVMAAGSIQEEVQALAEKLCGETSANSLKITKQLISAALDKPLADALEAAARTNAETRQHPDCKKGIGAFLNKLKPDW from the coding sequence ATGCAGGGTATCACCTATCATATCAGCAACAGGATCGCCACTATTACACTCAATCGGCCGGATAAACGGAATGCATTGAATGCAGAAGTAGTGCGGGAGTTAAGGGCTGCTTTTGCACAGGCGGAAGCAGATGAAAATGTGAAAGTGGTGATACTTGCCGGCAATGGAAAAGCGTTCTGTGCAGGAGCAGATCTTGAATACCTGCAGCAGTTACAGCACAACAGCTTTGAGGAGAACTTAATTGATTCAAAGGAACTGATGCAATTGATGCAGGACATCTACTTACTGGAAAAGGTGGTGATTGCCCGGATAGAAGGAGATGCCATTGCAGGGGGATGTGGATTGGCTTCCATAGCTGATCTGAGTTATGCCGTACCGGCTGCGAAATTTGGATATACAGAAGTAAGGATAGGGTTTGTACCCGCTTTGGTGAGTGTGTTTTTAGTGAGGAAGATAGGAGAGGGCCGCGCCCGGGAATTGCTGTTAACTGGCAGGTTGATCAGTGCGGAAGAGGCAGTAAAGCACGGCCTGATCAATGGGGTGATGGCGGCCGGATCAATCCAGGAGGAGGTACAGGCCTTAGCAGAAAAGTTATGTGGGGAAACTTCGGCTAACTCATTGAAGATCACCAAACAACTGATCAGCGCTGCTTTGGATAAACCGCTGGCGGATGCCCTGGAAGCTGCGGCCCGCACAAATGCCGAAACCAGGCAGCACCCTGATTGCAAAAAGGGGATAGGGGCGTTTTTGAATAAGCTAAAACCAGACTGGTAG
- a CDS encoding aminotransferase class I/II-fold pyridoxal phosphate-dependent enzyme: MDIFEKLKHMGPIGEHSERAHGYFAFPKLEGEIGPRMKFRGKEKIVWSLNNYLGLANHPEVRATDAKAAADFGLAAPMGARMMSGNTNYHEQLEKELSDYMGKEDTTLLNYGYQGIMSAIDAICNRRDVIVYDAECHASIVDGLRLHQGHRYVFKHNDIEDCEKQLKRAVEMCKTTGGGILVITEGVFGMAGDQGKLKEIVALKSTYEFRLMVDDAHGFGTMGKTGAGTGEEQNVQDQIDLLFNTFAKSGASIGAFMSGDKAIINYIRYNSRSQIFAKSIPLPLVIGHLKRVQMMRQQPELKDKLWSNVNKLQQGLRERGFNIGKTNSPVTPIYLQGDIPEATAMCLDLRENYNIFCSIVVYPVIPKGQIIYRLIPTAAHSDEDIELTLKAFTETKAKLDQKVYAVAEIPMV, translated from the coding sequence ATGGATATATTCGAGAAACTGAAGCACATGGGGCCCATCGGAGAACACTCTGAGAGAGCCCACGGTTATTTTGCTTTTCCCAAACTGGAAGGCGAAATCGGACCCCGTATGAAATTCCGGGGCAAGGAAAAGATTGTATGGAGCCTGAACAACTACCTGGGGCTGGCTAACCACCCGGAAGTTCGTGCCACTGACGCAAAAGCTGCAGCTGATTTTGGATTGGCAGCCCCCATGGGTGCGCGGATGATGAGTGGGAACACGAATTATCATGAGCAACTGGAGAAAGAACTGAGCGATTACATGGGTAAAGAAGATACTACCCTGCTCAACTATGGCTACCAGGGTATCATGAGCGCTATTGATGCCATCTGTAACCGCCGTGATGTGATTGTGTATGATGCAGAATGCCACGCCTCTATTGTGGATGGTCTGCGTTTACACCAGGGACATCGTTATGTATTCAAACACAATGATATTGAAGATTGCGAAAAGCAACTGAAACGTGCAGTAGAAATGTGCAAGACCACCGGTGGTGGCATCCTCGTGATCACGGAAGGTGTGTTTGGCATGGCCGGCGATCAGGGCAAACTGAAAGAGATCGTTGCTTTGAAATCAACGTATGAGTTCCGTTTAATGGTAGATGATGCCCATGGTTTTGGTACGATGGGTAAAACCGGCGCAGGTACCGGTGAAGAACAGAATGTACAGGATCAGATAGATCTGCTGTTCAACACTTTCGCCAAGTCTGGTGCTTCTATCGGTGCCTTTATGAGCGGTGATAAGGCTATCATCAATTACATCCGCTACAACAGCCGTTCACAGATCTTTGCTAAATCCATTCCTTTACCACTCGTGATCGGGCATCTGAAACGCGTTCAAATGATGCGCCAGCAACCGGAACTGAAAGATAAACTGTGGAGCAATGTAAATAAACTGCAACAGGGTCTGCGTGAAAGAGGTTTCAATATCGGAAAGACCAATTCTCCCGTAACACCTATCTACCTGCAGGGGGATATTCCTGAGGCAACAGCTATGTGCCTGGACCTGCGTGAAAATTATAACATCTTCTGTTCTATTGTAGTGTATCCGGTGATCCCGAAAGGCCAGATCATTTACCGCCTGATCCCAACCGCGGCACACTCTGATGAAGATATTGAGCTGACGCTGAAGGCATTCACTGAAACGAAGGCTAAGCTGGACCAGAAGGTGTATGCAGTAGCAGAAATTCCGATGGTGTAA
- a CDS encoding glutamine synthetase III family protein has product MQSLRFQALENLTGVDFKVSPELNGKITDVFGTNVFTGKVMREHLSDEAYKSLMNSIKGGNKIERKMADQIASGLKAWAMKKGVTHYTHWFQPLTGTTAEKHDSFFTIKGDGSSIETFDGDALVQQEPDASSFPNGGIRATFEARGYTAWDPSSPAFIIDQGAGKTLCIPTIFVAYTGESLDYKAPLLKALSALDKAAVDVCNYFDKNVTKVTATLGWEQEYFMIDEGLANARPDLVLTGRTVVGHAPAKGQQLEDHYFGAIPERVYGFMRDFELESYKLGIPLRTRHNEVAPAQFECAPIFEEVNIAVDHNSLLMDVMSKVAKRHKLRVLLHEKPFAGINGSGKHNNWSLATDTGVNLLAPGKTPKTNLMFLTFFVNTIKAVHDYDDLLRAAIASPSNDFRLGANEAPPAIISVFTGKYLAEVLQEVKSRVNNKFDEQDEAILKLDLHRHIPELLLDNTDRNRTSPFAFTGNKFEFRAVGSSANCASAMTVLNTIMAKTLANFKVEVDGLIEKGEKKEIAIMQTLRKYIVDSERILFEGDGYSDDWEKEAEKRGLANVKTTPKALDAMVTPKATKLYVETGVYNERELHARHEILLEDYVKKVQIEARVIGDLATNQILPAAINYLNSLLANIKGLKEIGLKEDAYKAQLQIATKISEHINVISESVQAMIEARKVANNLTDQRQKAIDYCEKIKEKYFDVIRYHSDKLEFLVDDKIWGLPKYRELLFLR; this is encoded by the coding sequence ATGCAATCGTTACGCTTTCAAGCGCTGGAGAATCTGACCGGCGTAGATTTCAAAGTAAGTCCCGAACTGAATGGTAAGATCACAGACGTGTTCGGCACAAATGTATTTACCGGCAAAGTAATGCGGGAACACCTGAGTGACGAGGCTTATAAGAGCCTGATGAACTCAATTAAAGGTGGTAATAAGATCGAGCGTAAGATGGCCGATCAGATTGCTTCCGGCCTCAAAGCCTGGGCAATGAAAAAGGGCGTGACCCACTATACCCACTGGTTCCAACCTCTCACAGGTACAACTGCTGAAAAACATGACTCCTTCTTCACTATTAAAGGAGATGGTTCCAGCATTGAAACTTTCGACGGCGACGCACTGGTTCAACAAGAGCCGGATGCATCCAGCTTCCCTAACGGCGGTATCCGTGCTACATTCGAAGCACGCGGTTATACTGCATGGGATCCTTCCTCCCCTGCTTTCATCATTGATCAGGGCGCTGGTAAAACCCTTTGCATCCCAACTATCTTCGTAGCTTATACCGGTGAATCACTGGATTACAAAGCGCCTTTGCTGAAAGCATTGTCTGCTTTGGATAAAGCTGCTGTTGACGTGTGCAACTACTTTGACAAGAACGTAACTAAAGTAACTGCTACCCTTGGCTGGGAACAGGAATATTTCATGATCGACGAAGGTCTGGCTAACGCCCGCCCCGACCTGGTGCTCACTGGCCGCACTGTTGTAGGCCATGCTCCTGCTAAAGGACAGCAACTGGAAGATCATTATTTCGGTGCTATTCCTGAGCGTGTATATGGCTTCATGCGCGATTTCGAACTGGAATCCTACAAACTGGGTATTCCTTTAAGAACCCGCCACAATGAAGTTGCACCTGCTCAGTTTGAGTGTGCTCCTATCTTTGAAGAAGTGAACATTGCAGTTGACCACAACTCCCTGCTGATGGACGTAATGAGCAAAGTTGCCAAACGTCACAAACTGAGAGTGTTACTGCACGAGAAACCATTTGCAGGTATCAACGGTTCAGGTAAACACAACAACTGGAGCCTTGCTACAGATACTGGTGTGAACCTGCTGGCTCCCGGTAAAACACCGAAGACCAACCTGATGTTCCTCACTTTCTTTGTGAACACTATTAAAGCCGTACATGATTATGATGATCTGTTACGTGCTGCCATCGCATCACCAAGCAACGACTTCCGTTTAGGTGCTAACGAAGCGCCTCCGGCTATCATCTCTGTATTCACCGGTAAATACCTGGCAGAAGTTCTGCAGGAAGTTAAGAGCCGCGTGAACAACAAGTTTGATGAGCAGGACGAAGCTATCCTGAAATTAGACCTTCACCGTCATATCCCTGAGCTGCTGCTCGATAACACAGACCGTAACCGTACTTCTCCGTTCGCCTTCACTGGTAACAAGTTCGAGTTCCGCGCTGTAGGTTCTTCCGCTAACTGCGCTTCTGCAATGACCGTGTTGAACACTATCATGGCTAAAACACTCGCTAACTTTAAGGTAGAAGTAGATGGCCTGATCGAAAAAGGTGAAAAGAAAGAGATCGCTATCATGCAAACCCTCCGCAAATACATCGTTGATTCTGAGAGGATCCTCTTCGAAGGCGACGGTTATAGCGATGACTGGGAAAAAGAAGCTGAAAAACGTGGCTTAGCTAACGTTAAAACCACACCGAAAGCATTGGATGCAATGGTTACTCCTAAAGCTACCAAGCTGTATGTTGAAACCGGCGTTTACAATGAAAGAGAACTGCATGCCCGTCACGAGATCCTCCTGGAAGATTACGTGAAGAAAGTGCAGATCGAAGCCCGCGTGATCGGAGACCTGGCTACAAACCAGATCCTGCCTGCGGCTATCAATTACCTGAACTCGCTCCTTGCCAACATCAAGGGCCTGAAGGAAATTGGCCTGAAGGAAGATGCTTACAAAGCACAACTTCAGATTGCAACGAAAATATCTGAACACATAAATGTCATCAGTGAGAGTGTACAAGCGATGATCGAAGCACGTAAAGTAGCCAACAACCTGACTGACCAACGTCAGAAAGCAATTGACTACTGTGAGAAGATCAAAGAGAAATACTTTGACGTGATCCGCTACCACTCAGACAAACTGGAGTTTTTGGTAGATGACAAGATCTGGGGACTCCCCAAGTACAGAGAGCTGCTTTTCTTGCGATAA
- the accB gene encoding acetyl-CoA carboxylase biotin carboxyl carrier protein, producing MDFKQIQELIKMINKSNISELSIEQDQFKITIKQKDNEVQQIVTVPAMQAVQQPVAVAQQPAATAPAASTPAATAPPAASSNLITIKSPMIGTFYRSAGPDKAAFVNVGDEVTTGKVVCIIEAMKLFNEIESEVSGKIVKVLVDDASPVEYDQPLFLVEP from the coding sequence ATGGACTTTAAACAGATTCAGGAGCTGATTAAAATGATCAACAAGTCAAATATCAGCGAACTGAGCATTGAGCAGGACCAGTTTAAAATAACTATAAAACAGAAGGATAACGAAGTACAGCAGATTGTAACAGTACCGGCTATGCAAGCGGTTCAGCAGCCTGTAGCAGTAGCCCAGCAACCCGCTGCCACGGCTCCCGCAGCCAGCACTCCTGCTGCCACAGCTCCTCCTGCTGCCAGCAGTAACCTGATCACTATCAAATCACCTATGATCGGTACTTTCTACCGTAGTGCAGGACCTGATAAAGCGGCTTTCGTGAATGTAGGTGATGAAGTAACTACCGGTAAGGTGGTGTGCATCATCGAAGCCATGAAACTGTTCAATGAAATTGAAAGCGAAGTAAGTGGTAAGATCGTGAAAGTATTGGTAGACGACGCTTCTCCGGTAGAATACGACCAGCCTTTGTTCCTGGTAGAACCATAA